The following coding sequences are from one Homalodisca vitripennis isolate AUS2020 chromosome 7, UT_GWSS_2.1, whole genome shotgun sequence window:
- the LOC124365950 gene encoding cytochrome P450 4c21-like produces MSVLLVLLYAVCVLLLTMYLRFRWQYRHVLATATKLPCPPTLPILGNALLFFGDTVNVTKNLLKITTAFEGIFCIWMGPVPLFVVAEPADAQVILNCSSTLERDKVYSLFKTFVGNSLLSAPVHIWKRYRKLINPVLHPSNVEHFLPVFNNVGRTLTDRFFVSSSPSDRTDDIFDMALDASLRTVISRIPISDETKTDIKYVLDSIGRIFILRVFKVWLHVDWLFNLIYWKELKQAHKIMGKFMNTINQGCKEEETIRKGIIPDPNLGNARLSGINLLDVMFDNLPLIVEDHDWRDEVTTMIAGASDTVVSCLNLLIFTLGHHPEIQDKIFMEIQEVMGDLDRDVTAGDVNGMTYLGQVILESLRLHGNIVTIMRKATKDTKLPGCTLPAGSRVVIMLHALGWNEEQFPKPELFQPERFSPDKQKERHNHSFLPFSAGPRNCIGKIYAMMLLKTALVHILRRLRVTSHTKLSDIEYELKVVMYSKTPLLVSFHPR; encoded by the exons ATGTCAGTTCTCCTGGTTCTACTGTACGCTGTCTGTGTACTCCTGTTGACAATGTACTTGCGGTTCAGATGGCAGTACAGACATGTTCTCGCCACCGCTACCAAACTACCGTGTCCTCCCACCCTGCCCATCTTGGGTAACGCACTCCTCTTCTTTGGTGACACCGTTA ATGTGactaaaaatttactaaaaataacaacagCGTTCGAAGGCATTTTTTGCATTTGGATGGGCCCAGTTCCTCTGTTTGTAGTGGCAGAACCTGCGGATGCCCAG GTTATTTTAAACTGCTCTAGTACACTGGAAAGAGATAAAGTTTACTCATTGTTCAAAACATTTGTGGGTAATAGTCTTCTTTCTGCTCCGG TTCACATATGGAAGAGGTACCGGAAACTGATAAATCCCGTGCTGCATCCTTCTAATGTGGAGCACTTCCTTCCGGTCTTCAATAACGTAGGTAGGACGTTAACAGACCGGTTCTTTGTCAGCTCCTCACCTTCAGATCGCACAGATGACATATTCGACATGGCCTTGGATGCTAGCTTAA GGACGGTAATTTCAAGAATCCCCATTTCTGATGAAACAAAGACGGACATAAAATACGTACTTGATAG TATAGGCAGGATATTCATCTTAAGAGTGTTCAAAGTTTGGTTACACGTGGACTGGCTGTTTAACTTGATCTATTGGAAGGAGCTGAAGCAGGCTCACAAAATTATGGGCAAATTTATGAACACTATCAATCAG GGTTGTAAAGAAGAGGAGACTATTCGAAAGGGAATAATTCCAGATCCAAATCTGGGTAATGCCC GCTTGTCAGGAATAAATTTGTTGGATGTAATGTTTGATAATCTGCCACTAATAGTGGAAGACCATGATTGGAGGGATGAAGTTACTACTATGATAGCAGGT GCATCTGACACAGTTGTTTCTTGTCTGAATCTACTGATTTTTACTTTGGGACACCACCCGGAAATCCAG GACAAGATATTCATGGAGATCCAGGAAGTAATGGGAGACTTGGACCGTGACGTTACCGCTGGTGACGTTAACGGTATGACGTACCTTGGTCAGGTCATCCTAGAGAGCCTTAGACTCCACGGTAACATAGTTACGATCATGAGGAAAGCCACCAAAGATACTAAGTTAC CCGGATGCACACTGCCAGCTGGTAGTCGAGTAGTGATAATGCTCCATGCTCTGGGTTGGAACGAAGAGCAGTTCCCAAAACCTGAACTGTTCCAGCCTGAACGGTTCTCTCCAGACAAACAAAAGGAACGACACAACCACTCTTTCCTGCCGTTCAGCGCTGGCCCTCGTAACTGCATAG GTAAGATATATGCGATGATGCTTCTGAAGACAGCCCTGGTCCATATCCTGAGACGCCTAAGGGTGACGTCACACACTAAACTGTCGGATATAGAGTACGAGCTGAAGGTGGTGATGTACAGCAAGACTCCTCTTCTGGTCTCCTTCCATCCACGATAG